A region of Sulfuricella denitrificans skB26 DNA encodes the following proteins:
- the xth gene encoding exodeoxyribonuclease III — protein MKLVTWNVNSLKVRLPQVLDWLAAHQPDVLCLQETKLEDVNFPAAAISAAGYQTVFSGQKTYNGVAILSKTSASEIITAIPGYADVQKRVLAATIAGVRVINLYIPNGQSVDSDKYQYKLGWLEALTAWLTDELACHPRLAVLGDFNIAPDDRDVHDPKAWEGQVLFSLPEREAFQRLVDSGLTDSFRLFEQPEKIYSWWDYRMNAFRRNMGLRIDHILLSGELARTCKSCIIDKEARKAERPSDHAPVMVEF, from the coding sequence ATGAAGCTGGTTACCTGGAACGTCAATTCCCTTAAAGTTCGTCTTCCCCAAGTCCTGGACTGGCTCGCGGCACATCAGCCAGATGTGCTGTGCCTGCAGGAAACCAAGCTGGAGGACGTGAATTTTCCGGCGGCAGCAATTTCCGCCGCCGGCTACCAGACCGTTTTCAGCGGCCAGAAAACCTATAACGGCGTGGCGATACTGAGCAAAACCTCAGCCTCGGAAATAATAACCGCCATTCCCGGCTACGCGGACGTACAAAAGCGCGTACTGGCGGCAACCATCGCTGGCGTGCGGGTCATCAACCTCTACATCCCCAACGGCCAGAGCGTGGATTCAGACAAGTACCAGTACAAGCTGGGCTGGCTGGAAGCCCTGACGGCCTGGCTGACCGATGAACTGGCGTGCCACCCCAGGCTGGCAGTGCTGGGTGATTTCAATATCGCGCCGGATGACCGTGATGTCCATGACCCCAAAGCCTGGGAGGGTCAGGTGTTGTTCAGCCTGCCTGAGCGCGAGGCTTTCCAGCGTCTGGTGGATTCAGGGCTGACCGACAGTTTCCGTTTGTTCGAGCAGCCGGAAAAGATCTATTCCTGGTGGGATTACCGTATGAATGCCTTCCGCCGCAACATGGGCCTGCGCATCGACCATATCCTGCTAAGCGGCGAACTGGCGCGCACCTGCAAATCCTGCATCATCGACAAGGAAGCGCGCAAAGCAGAGCGGCCTTCGGATCATGCGCCGGTGATGGTCGAATTCTAG
- a CDS encoding glutaredoxin family protein: MKLAVFFCILCMFAVYSAQSASLYRWVDTDGKVHYSEQPPPPSAARMIEEKEIGTQPADDGQLPYASRRAAKNFPVTLYNSGCGDACAKAREHLTKRGVPFNEKNASTPEVQAELKKLIGALEVPVLVVGTATRLKGYDSEAWNAALDEAGYPESVPFLRPKSKAPVKTDANGEQKPATSGGEKKP; encoded by the coding sequence ATGAAACTCGCTGTCTTTTTTTGTATTCTCTGCATGTTCGCGGTGTATTCGGCACAATCCGCCTCCCTTTACCGATGGGTGGACACCGATGGCAAGGTGCATTACAGCGAACAGCCCCCGCCGCCTTCTGCGGCCAGGATGATCGAGGAAAAGGAGATCGGCACCCAGCCGGCGGATGACGGCCAGCTCCCCTACGCTTCCCGCCGGGCGGCAAAGAATTTTCCGGTCACCTTGTATAATTCCGGGTGTGGTGATGCCTGCGCCAAGGCACGTGAGCATTTGACCAAGCGCGGCGTTCCGTTCAATGAAAAAAATGCCAGCACACCGGAGGTTCAGGCTGAGCTGAAGAAGCTGATTGGCGCACTGGAAGTACCGGTTCTGGTAGTTGGCACGGCGACTCGCCTTAAGGGGTACGATTCAGAAGCCTGGAATGCGGCGCTGGACGAGGCTGGCTACCCCGAGAGTGTCCCATTCCTGAGGCCCAAATCGAAAGCGCCGGTAAAAACTGACGCCAACGGCGAGCAGAAACCTGCAACGAGTGGTGGCGAGAAAAAACCGTAA
- a CDS encoding TIGR04211 family SH3 domain-containing protein translates to MKIFLFLTMLMWGGAATAQTALVTDTARVNMRSGKAENYRVVKVLPPSTEVQVIEIDQDYAKVKTVDEETGWVQLKLLTIHKTDPEKTNQNQAALEVAQKELVAARVELANLQREVEQKQNKPEAIAPTSYLLLLAFSAFAGGVVIGVLALRAYYHKRLHGLRI, encoded by the coding sequence ATGAAGATTTTTCTGTTTCTGACGATGCTGATGTGGGGCGGAGCGGCAACGGCGCAAACGGCGTTGGTGACCGACACTGCTCGCGTCAACATGCGTAGCGGCAAAGCAGAAAACTACCGCGTGGTTAAAGTATTGCCTCCCAGCACGGAAGTACAAGTGATTGAGATCGATCAGGATTACGCGAAAGTTAAAACCGTTGACGAAGAGACGGGCTGGGTGCAGCTCAAGCTCCTGACTATCCACAAGACCGATCCGGAAAAAACCAATCAAAACCAGGCGGCACTTGAGGTTGCACAAAAAGAACTGGTAGCTGCACGGGTGGAGTTGGCGAACCTGCAGCGCGAAGTGGAGCAGAAACAAAACAAGCCGGAGGCTATCGCACCGACTTCCTATCTGCTGCTGCTGGCATTCAGTGCGTTTGCCGGCGGAGTGGTGATCGGTGTCCTGGCTCTCAGGGCTTACTACCATAAACGTTTGCATGGGCTTCGGATATGA
- a CDS encoding M3 family metallopeptidase — MNPLLDFSGLPRFPEIKPEHVTPAVDSLLAENRALVDRLAAETSAPGWNSFIQPLEDANECLSRAWGQVSHLNAVVNSPELREVYNENLPKITAYYADLSQNLALFGKFKALRSAPEFEALSAPRKKIIDNEVRDFRLGGAELAEDKKPRFKAIQEELSALSARFEENLLDATNDFGLFVENESELAGIPEDALQAAREAAQKDGKPGWKFTLHAPSYMPVMQYAENRSLREQIYRAYVTRASEFGKADWDNTGLVADILRLRREAAQLLGFDHYADVSLSTKMAQSPQQVLDFLDDLAKRAKPYAEKDFRELTEFARDELSLADLAAWDVSYAAEKLRLKRYAFSDNEVKQYFPETVVLPGMFKVVETLYGLSIEPTPAPVWHGDVRFYTLSDSKGEPVGQFYLDLYARDHKRGGAWMDDAITRRIRDGAVQVPVAYLNCNFSAPVGRKPALFTHDEVITLFHEFGHGLHHLLTRIEDLGVSGISGVEWDAVELPSQFMENFCWEWEVVRHMAKHVDTGEVLPRALFDKMIDAKNFQSGMQTVRQIEFSLFDMHLHYDFDPDSGTTALQLLDEIRRRVAVMFPPDYNRFPNNFSHIFAGGYGAGYYSYKWAEVLSADAYSLFEESGVLSPEAGHRFWSEILGVGGSRSALESFTAFRGREPSIDALLRHNGMSGI, encoded by the coding sequence ATGAATCCTTTGCTCGACTTCTCCGGCCTGCCCCGTTTTCCTGAAATCAAACCCGAACACGTCACGCCTGCGGTGGACTCCCTGCTAGCGGAAAACCGCGCTTTGGTGGACAGGCTGGCGGCAGAAACCAGTGCGCCGGGCTGGAACAGTTTCATCCAACCGCTGGAGGACGCCAACGAGTGTCTGTCCCGCGCCTGGGGCCAGGTTTCCCACCTGAATGCGGTGGTGAACAGCCCGGAGCTGCGCGAGGTGTACAACGAGAATCTGCCCAAGATTACCGCCTACTACGCCGACCTGTCGCAGAACCTGGCACTGTTCGGAAAATTCAAGGCGTTGCGCAGTGCTCCGGAATTCGAGGCGCTGTCTGCCCCGCGCAAGAAGATTATCGACAACGAAGTACGCGATTTCCGCCTGGGTGGCGCGGAACTGGCCGAGGACAAGAAGCCGCGCTTCAAGGCGATTCAGGAGGAGCTGTCGGCGCTGTCGGCCCGGTTCGAGGAAAACCTGCTCGATGCGACCAATGATTTCGGCCTGTTCGTTGAAAACGAATCCGAGCTGGCGGGCATTCCCGAAGATGCCTTGCAGGCGGCTCGCGAAGCGGCGCAGAAGGACGGCAAACCAGGCTGGAAATTTACCCTGCATGCACCCTCCTATATGCCGGTGATGCAGTACGCGGAAAACCGTAGCCTGCGTGAGCAGATCTATCGCGCCTACGTGACGCGCGCTTCCGAGTTCGGCAAGGCCGACTGGGACAACACCGGACTGGTCGCAGATATCCTCAGGCTGCGCCGGGAGGCGGCGCAACTGCTCGGTTTCGATCATTACGCCGACGTTTCACTGTCTACCAAGATGGCGCAATCACCGCAACAGGTACTGGATTTTCTCGACGATCTGGCGAAACGGGCAAAACCTTATGCCGAGAAGGATTTCAGGGAACTGACGGAATTCGCCCGAGACGAACTGAGTCTGGCTGATCTGGCAGCGTGGGATGTGTCCTATGCGGCGGAAAAATTGCGCCTCAAGCGCTATGCCTTCTCCGATAACGAGGTGAAGCAGTATTTTCCGGAAACCGTCGTGCTGCCCGGCATGTTCAAGGTGGTGGAAACACTTTACGGCCTGAGCATCGAGCCAACTCCGGCGCCGGTGTGGCACGGCGATGTGCGCTTCTACACCCTGAGCGACAGCAAGGGCGAGCCGGTCGGCCAGTTCTACCTCGACCTTTACGCCCGCGACCACAAGCGCGGCGGTGCCTGGATGGACGATGCCATCACCCGCAGGATTCGTGACGGCGCGGTTCAGGTGCCGGTGGCCTACCTGAATTGCAATTTTTCCGCGCCGGTCGGCCGCAAGCCGGCACTGTTCACCCACGACGAAGTGATCACCCTGTTTCATGAGTTCGGTCACGGCCTGCACCACCTGCTCACCCGTATCGAGGATCTGGGCGTGTCCGGCATCAGCGGGGTGGAGTGGGATGCGGTGGAACTGCCCAGCCAGTTCATGGAAAACTTCTGCTGGGAATGGGAGGTGGTGCGCCACATGGCGAAGCATGTGGATACGGGTGAAGTTTTACCGCGTGCGCTGTTCGACAAGATGATAGACGCCAAGAATTTCCAGAGCGGCATGCAGACGGTACGCCAGATTGAGTTCTCTCTATTCGACATGCATCTGCACTACGATTTTGACCCGGATAGCGGCACGACGGCTTTGCAGTTACTGGACGAAATCCGCCGCCGCGTCGCGGTGATGTTCCCTCCCGACTACAATCGCTTTCCCAACAATTTCTCGCACATTTTCGCCGGCGGCTACGGGGCGGGGTATTACAGCTACAAGTGGGCTGAAGTGCTGTCGGCGGACGCTTACAGCCTGTTCGAGGAAAGCGGCGTGCTCAGTCCAGAGGCCGGCCACCGTTTCTGGAGCGAAATCCTCGGCGTCGGCGGTAGCCGCTCGGCACTGGAATCATTCACCGCATTCCGCGGCCGTGAGCCGAGTATCGATGCGCTGTTAAGGCATAACGGCATGAGCGGGATTTAA
- a CDS encoding gamma carbonic anhydrase family protein: protein MQNQVSSNIAPYQGRAPNIAATAWVHPSAQIIGDVDIGERASVWCNTVVRGDVNFIRIGNETNIQDLCTLHVSHIRADSPGSGAALIIGERVTVGHNVILHGCEIGDECLIGMGSIVMDKVVLQPRVLLGAGSLVPEGKVLESGYLYLGRPAKQLRLLTEEELAHFAYSAAHYVRLANNHRQG from the coding sequence ATGCAAAATCAAGTCAGTTCCAACATTGCGCCCTATCAGGGCCGCGCCCCAAACATCGCGGCCACGGCCTGGGTCCACCCCAGCGCCCAAATTATCGGCGACGTGGACATCGGCGAACGCGCTTCGGTGTGGTGCAATACCGTAGTGCGCGGCGACGTGAATTTCATCCGCATCGGCAACGAAACCAACATCCAGGATCTGTGCACCCTGCACGTCAGCCACATTCGCGCGGACAGCCCTGGTAGCGGCGCAGCGCTGATCATCGGCGAGCGGGTGACCGTAGGCCATAATGTCATCCTGCATGGCTGCGAGATTGGCGACGAATGCCTGATCGGCATGGGCTCGATTGTGATGGACAAAGTCGTCCTGCAGCCGCGGGTGCTGCTTGGCGCGGGCAGCCTGGTGCCGGAAGGCAAGGTGCTGGAAAGCGGTTATTTGTATCTGGGCCGGCCAGCCAAGCAGCTGCGCCTGCTGACCGAGGAAGAGCTGGCCCACTTCGCTTATTCGGCCGCCCACTACGTCAGGTTGGCGAACAATCACCGCCAGGGCTGA
- a CDS encoding alpha-D-glucose phosphate-specific phosphoglucomutase yields MSIKTVATTPFTDQKPGTSGLRKKVTAFQAAHYLENFVQAIFDTIDAPAGSTLVLGGDGRYYNREAIQVILKMAAANGFGKVLVGQGGILSTPAASAVIRKYATYGGIILSASHNPGGPDGDFGIKYNTANGGPAPEKITEAIYARSKELTSYKLIEAPDVALDQPGVFTMGEMKVEVIDPVADYAELMESLFDFAAIRTMLSGGFRLCFDAMHAVTGPYAREILEKRLGAPADSVINGVPLTDFGGGHPDPNLTYAPELVAIMYGAEAPDFGAASDGDGDRNMILGRRFFVNPSDSLAIIAANAALAPGYAAGLAGVARSMPTSAAADLVAAKLGIPCYETPTGWKFFGNLMDAGKVTLCGEESFGTGSSHVREKDGLWAVLFWLNILASRRQSVEDIVLRHWAEYGRNVYSRHDHEGLPSAAANALMDHLKDRFAKLPGQRFGSYQVKFCDDFSYTDPIDGSLSTGQGLRIGFEDGSRIVYRLSGTGTEGATLRIYLEAFEPDSARHGEDAQQALAELIGIANELSELKQRTGRDKPTVIT; encoded by the coding sequence ATGAGTATCAAGACCGTCGCCACCACTCCATTTACCGACCAGAAACCCGGCACCTCGGGCCTGCGCAAGAAGGTCACCGCTTTCCAGGCGGCGCACTACCTGGAAAACTTCGTTCAGGCGATTTTCGACACCATAGACGCGCCGGCCGGCAGCACGCTGGTGCTCGGCGGCGACGGTCGCTACTACAACCGCGAAGCTATCCAGGTCATCCTCAAGATGGCGGCGGCGAACGGTTTCGGCAAGGTACTGGTGGGCCAGGGCGGCATCCTGTCGACCCCGGCGGCCTCCGCTGTAATCCGCAAATACGCGACCTACGGCGGCATCATTCTGTCGGCCAGCCACAACCCGGGCGGGCCTGACGGCGATTTCGGCATTAAGTACAACACCGCCAACGGCGGCCCCGCGCCGGAGAAAATCACCGAGGCGATCTATGCGCGCAGCAAGGAACTGACCAGCTACAAATTGATCGAGGCTCCTGATGTCGCGCTCGACCAGCCCGGCGTATTCACCATGGGCGAAATGAAGGTCGAAGTAATCGACCCAGTGGCCGACTACGCCGAACTGATGGAATCCCTGTTCGACTTCGCCGCCATCCGCACTATGCTCAGTGGTGGCTTCCGCCTGTGCTTCGACGCCATGCACGCGGTCACCGGCCCGTATGCACGGGAAATCCTCGAAAAACGGCTGGGTGCGCCAGCGGACAGCGTCATCAACGGCGTGCCACTGACCGACTTTGGCGGCGGTCACCCCGATCCCAATCTGACTTACGCCCCTGAATTGGTGGCAATCATGTACGGCGCCGAAGCGCCCGATTTTGGCGCAGCATCCGACGGCGACGGCGACCGCAACATGATTCTGGGGCGGCGTTTTTTCGTCAACCCGTCCGACAGCCTCGCCATCATCGCCGCTAACGCCGCACTGGCGCCCGGCTATGCGGCAGGACTGGCCGGCGTGGCGCGCTCCATGCCGACCAGCGCCGCCGCCGACCTGGTCGCCGCCAAGCTCGGCATCCCCTGCTACGAAACCCCCACCGGCTGGAAATTTTTCGGTAACCTGATGGACGCCGGCAAGGTCACCCTGTGCGGCGAGGAAAGCTTTGGAACCGGTTCCAGCCACGTGCGCGAAAAAGACGGCCTGTGGGCGGTACTGTTCTGGCTCAACATCCTCGCCAGCCGTCGCCAGTCGGTGGAAGATATCGTCCTTCGCCATTGGGCGGAATACGGCCGAAACGTCTATTCGCGCCACGACCACGAAGGTCTGCCGTCCGCCGCCGCCAACGCCCTGATGGACCACCTCAAGGACCGGTTCGCCAAACTGCCGGGCCAGCGCTTCGGCAGCTACCAGGTGAAATTTTGTGACGACTTCAGCTACACCGACCCGATCGACGGCAGCCTCAGCACCGGCCAGGGGCTACGCATCGGCTTTGAAGACGGGTCGCGCATTGTCTATCGCTTGTCCGGTACCGGCACCGAAGGCGCCACCCTGCGGATTTATCTGGAAGCGTTCGAACCCGATTCCGCAAGGCATGGGGAGGATGCGCAACAGGCGCTGGCAGAGCTGATTGGAATTGCGAATGAGTTGTCGGAATTGAAGCAGAGAACGGGGCGGGATAAGCCGACCGTGATTACTTAA
- a CDS encoding toxin-antitoxin system TumE family protein encodes MRKSDVLFTMQYMKAKLYLRQKKTIGGITVEMVIWQLPAATPDRPHGFKYRLYCGRDKECLVRYDNETGKGDHIHYGNVERTYRFVSADQLISDFEADVMRLLGGKNV; translated from the coding sequence TTGCGCAAAAGCGATGTATTGTTTACTATGCAATATATGAAGGCCAAGCTTTATTTACGGCAGAAGAAGACGATAGGCGGGATCACCGTTGAAATGGTGATATGGCAATTGCCCGCGGCAACACCAGACCGACCACACGGCTTCAAGTACCGCCTTTACTGTGGTCGCGACAAAGAATGCTTGGTACGTTACGACAACGAAACGGGAAAGGGCGATCACATTCATTATGGCAATGTGGAGCGAACCTATCGATTCGTGTCGGCGGATCAACTAATTTCTGATTTTGAGGCCGATGTCATGCGCCTGCTAGGAGGCAAAAATGTCTAA
- a CDS encoding HVO_A0114 family putative DNA-binding protein, whose protein sequence is MSKAIIGTESLQTMFKRAHEVARKIDGGEPLPEADYHLNFESATRLFSELTPRRMELLEELKRSGPRSIYALAKGLHRNYSNVHSDVRILVDHGLLEKDEKGRVFMPWDEIQINVSFAKAA, encoded by the coding sequence ATGTCTAAAGCGATTATTGGAACGGAATCCCTGCAAACCATGTTTAAGCGTGCCCATGAAGTGGCGCGCAAAATCGATGGCGGTGAGCCGCTACCAGAAGCCGACTATCATCTGAATTTTGAGAGCGCAACTCGGCTTTTTTCCGAGCTAACCCCGCGCCGCATGGAGTTATTGGAGGAGTTGAAGCGTAGTGGGCCAAGATCGATTTATGCCTTGGCTAAAGGGTTGCACAGGAACTATAGCAATGTTCACAGTGACGTGAGAATACTTGTGGATCACGGGCTACTTGAAAAAGATGAAAAAGGCCGTGTATTTATGCCCTGGGACGAAATCCAAATTAATGTTTCGTTTGCCAAGGCGGCTTAG
- a CDS encoding GIY-YIG nuclease family protein, which translates to MNAVFRQFIESLEPSFQRLMRMDPVTVATLPRETPLSGIYLFSENERHLYVGRTNTIKKRLQNHCRPSSGHNSATFAFRLARQITGHTIATYTEHGSRSFLEKHPDFSHVFLQQKERVRNMDVRYVFEPDPMRQALLEMYVSVSLGTPHNDFDNH; encoded by the coding sequence ATGAATGCAGTATTCAGACAATTCATAGAATCTTTGGAGCCTTCGTTCCAGCGGCTTATGAGAATGGATCCTGTAACTGTGGCAACTTTGCCAAGAGAAACTCCATTATCCGGCATCTATCTGTTCTCGGAAAATGAGCGGCACCTCTATGTCGGCCGCACAAACACAATAAAAAAACGTCTCCAAAATCATTGTCGCCCAAGCTCAGGTCATAACTCTGCAACCTTTGCATTTAGGCTGGCACGGCAAATTACGGGCCACACAATCGCGACGTACACTGAGCACGGGTCACGCTCTTTCCTGGAAAAGCATCCTGATTTTTCTCATGTGTTTCTTCAACAAAAAGAAAGGGTGCGAAATATGGATGTTCGTTATGTTTTTGAGCCAGATCCAATGCGTCAGGCGCTTCTGGAAATGTATGTATCAGTCAGCTTGGGCACCCCACATAATGACTTCGATAACCATTAA
- a CDS encoding dihydroorotase — protein MKIHIKNGRLIDPNNNIDAQQDVFIAAGKIVAVGAMPERFNANRTIDAAGLVVCPGLVDLSARLREPGLEYKATLESEMLAAVAGGVTSLVCPPDTDPPLDEPGLVEMLKHRAKSLNQARVYPLGALTQKLGGERLTEMAELHDAGCIAFSHADVPLADTNVLLHAMQYAATFGFTVWLRPQDAFLARDGVAHDGEVATRLGLASIPSCAETIALASILTLARETGARIHICRLSSREGVALIRAAKAEGLPVTCDVAIHHAHLSEMDIGFFDANCHLIPPLRSQRDRDALREALADGTVDALCSDHAPVDDDAKLLPFAEAEPGATGLELLLPLTLKWANEMGISLSAAIAKISAEPSRILALNNGHLGAGQSADVCIFDPEKYWQVEPRSLKSQGRNTPFLGMELQGKVRYTLVEGHVVYEASA, from the coding sequence ATGAAAATTCACATCAAGAACGGCCGACTGATCGACCCGAATAACAATATCGACGCACAGCAGGACGTGTTCATCGCTGCCGGCAAGATAGTTGCTGTCGGCGCCATGCCCGAGCGCTTTAATGCCAACCGCACGATAGACGCTGCCGGCCTGGTGGTCTGTCCCGGCCTGGTCGACCTGTCTGCCCGGTTGCGCGAGCCGGGTCTGGAATACAAGGCCACGCTCGAATCCGAGATGCTGGCAGCAGTGGCGGGCGGCGTCACCAGCCTGGTCTGCCCGCCCGACACCGACCCGCCGCTGGACGAACCCGGCCTGGTGGAAATGCTCAAGCACCGCGCCAAGAGCCTGAACCAGGCGCGGGTTTATCCGCTCGGCGCACTCACCCAGAAGCTGGGCGGTGAGCGCCTGACCGAAATGGCTGAACTGCACGATGCCGGCTGCATTGCCTTCTCTCACGCCGACGTGCCGCTCGCTGACACCAACGTGTTGTTGCACGCCATGCAGTATGCGGCCACTTTCGGTTTCACCGTCTGGCTGCGCCCACAGGATGCTTTTCTCGCCCGCGACGGCGTCGCTCATGATGGTGAAGTGGCTACCCGACTCGGCCTGGCGTCGATTCCTTCCTGCGCCGAAACCATTGCTCTCGCCAGCATCCTCACTCTGGCCCGCGAAACCGGCGCTCGGATCCACATCTGCCGCCTCTCCAGCCGCGAAGGCGTAGCCCTGATCCGCGCGGCCAAAGCGGAAGGTTTGCCGGTGACCTGCGACGTTGCCATCCATCACGCCCATCTCAGTGAAATGGACATCGGCTTCTTCGACGCTAACTGCCACCTGATTCCCCCGCTCAGAAGCCAGCGCGACCGCGACGCCCTGCGCGAGGCGCTCGCCGACGGCACGGTCGATGCCCTGTGCTCCGACCACGCCCCGGTGGACGACGACGCCAAACTGCTGCCCTTCGCCGAAGCCGAACCCGGCGCCACCGGACTGGAACTGTTACTGCCGCTGACGCTGAAATGGGCGAATGAGATGGGGATATCCTTGTCCGCCGCGATCGCCAAAATCAGCGCCGAACCATCTCGGATACTGGCTTTGAACAATGGCCACCTGGGTGCCGGACAGTCTGCTGATGTGTGTATCTTCGATCCTGAAAAATACTGGCAAGTTGAGCCGCGTTCGCTCAAGAGCCAGGGCAGGAATACGCCGTTTTTGGGGATGGAGTTACAGGGGAAGGTTAGATATACGTTGGTGGAGGGGCATGTGGTTTATGAGGCTTCGGCATAA
- a CDS encoding aspartate carbamoyltransferase catalytic subunit: MKNNPQLNRNGELQHLLTIEGLPAATLRHILDTASSFLNVAEREVKKVPLLQGKAIFNLFFEPSTRTRTTFEIAAKKLSADVINLNVGASSTSKGETLLDTVDNLAAMQADMFIVRHSQSGAPHLIARHVAPHIHVVNAGDGRHAHPTQGLLDMFTIRHYKQDLTSLRVAIVGDMLHSRVARSQIHALTTLGVPEVRVIAPKTLIPACAERMGVQIYHDMAKGLKDVDVIIMLRLQNERMRGALLPSAQEYFKYYGLTTEKLALARPDAIVMHPGPMNRGVEIESSVADGVQSVILSQVTFGIAVRMAVMSILMGSGAGSKQ, from the coding sequence ATGAAAAATAACCCCCAACTCAACAGGAACGGCGAGCTGCAGCACCTGCTCACCATCGAAGGCTTGCCTGCGGCGACCTTGCGCCACATTCTCGACACCGCTTCGTCTTTCCTCAACGTCGCCGAGCGCGAGGTGAAGAAGGTGCCGCTGCTGCAGGGCAAGGCGATCTTCAACCTGTTCTTCGAGCCCAGCACGCGCACCCGCACCACCTTCGAAATCGCCGCCAAAAAGCTGTCTGCCGACGTGATCAATTTGAACGTCGGCGCATCCAGCACCAGCAAGGGCGAAACTCTGCTCGACACGGTCGACAACCTGGCGGCGATGCAGGCCGACATGTTTATCGTGCGCCATTCCCAGTCCGGTGCACCGCACCTGATCGCGCGGCACGTCGCACCGCATATCCACGTCGTCAATGCCGGCGACGGGCGCCACGCCCACCCCACTCAGGGGCTGCTGGACATGTTCACCATCCGCCATTACAAGCAGGATCTGACCAGCCTGCGCGTGGCTATCGTCGGCGACATGCTGCACTCGCGCGTGGCGCGTTCGCAGATCCATGCGCTGACCACGCTGGGCGTGCCGGAAGTGCGCGTGATCGCGCCCAAGACCCTGATCCCAGCCTGTGCCGAGCGCATGGGGGTGCAGATCTATCACGACATGGCGAAAGGGCTGAAGGATGTCGACGTGATCATCATGCTGCGCCTGCAGAACGAGCGCATGCGCGGCGCATTGCTACCCTCCGCCCAGGAGTACTTCAAATATTACGGTCTGACCACCGAGAAGCTGGCGCTGGCGCGACCGGACGCGATCGTCATGCATCCCGGCCCGATGAATCGCGGCGTGGAAATCGAATCCTCCGTCGCCGACGGCGTGCAGTCGGTGATCCTGTCACAGGTGACGTTCGGCATCGCGGTGCGGATGGCGGTGATGAGCATACTGATGGGTAGCGGGGCGGGGAGCAAGCAATGA
- the ruvX gene encoding Holliday junction resolvase RuvX yields the protein MLPPHPSPFTPHPPQRGTVLGFDFGIKRIGVAVGELELGLAHPLTTVLGESNDQRFGAIEALLKEWQPALVVVGLPAHADGEEHEMSARCRRFAHQLEGRFGLKVALVDERHSSTAASEDLNEAGVRGRKQKAVLDQVAAQRILQSYLDGQ from the coding sequence ATTTTACCTCCTCACCCCTCACCCTTCACCCCTCACCCGCCGCAACGCGGCACGGTGTTGGGTTTCGATTTCGGCATCAAGCGCATCGGCGTAGCAGTGGGCGAGCTGGAGCTTGGGCTGGCGCATCCCTTGACGACGGTACTGGGGGAAAGCAACGACCAGCGCTTCGGTGCTATCGAGGCGTTGCTCAAGGAATGGCAGCCGGCGCTGGTGGTGGTTGGGTTACCCGCCCACGCGGACGGCGAAGAGCACGAAATGAGCGCGCGCTGCCGGCGCTTCGCACACCAGCTGGAAGGCCGTTTCGGTCTCAAAGTGGCACTGGTGGACGAGCGTCACAGCTCGACTGCGGCGAGCGAGGATCTGAACGAAGCCGGAGTGCGCGGGCGGAAGCAGAAAGCGGTGCTGGACCAAGTCGCAGCGCAGCGGATATTGCAGTCTTATCTGGATGGTCAATAA
- a CDS encoding YqgE/AlgH family protein: MKTVNLTDHFLIAMPAMTDPYFAKSLTYVCEHTDQGALGVVINKPIEMTMKMLLDQIGIELESEEHAEELVHFGGPVQMDRGFVLHQPVGEWLSTMAVNENVALTTSKDILEAVGRGQGPYKLLTSLGYAGWAAGQLEQELAQNAWLTVPASAAIIFDLPWEQRLPAAMQLLGVDLASLADEAGHA, translated from the coding sequence ATGAAAACCGTCAATCTGACCGACCATTTCCTGATCGCCATGCCCGCCATGACCGATCCCTATTTCGCCAAATCCCTGACCTATGTCTGTGAGCACACCGATCAGGGTGCGCTGGGTGTCGTGATCAACAAGCCTATCGAAATGACCATGAAGATGCTGCTTGACCAGATCGGCATCGAACTTGAATCGGAAGAGCATGCCGAGGAACTGGTGCATTTCGGCGGCCCGGTGCAGATGGACCGCGGCTTCGTCCTGCACCAGCCGGTCGGAGAGTGGCTGTCGACCATGGCGGTGAACGAGAATGTCGCCCTGACCACTTCGAAAGACATTCTGGAAGCGGTCGGTCGCGGACAAGGCCCGTACAAGCTGCTGACGTCATTGGGCTATGCCGGCTGGGCGGCGGGGCAACTGGAACAGGAGCTGGCGCAAAATGCCTGGCTCACCGTGCCGGCTTCGGCGGCGATCATTTTCGACCTACCCTGGGAGCAGCGCCTGCCTGCCGCAATGCAACTGCTCGGCGTCGATCTCGCCAGCCTGGCCGATGAGGCGGGGCATGCTTGA